The uncultured Desulfuromonas sp. genome has a segment encoding these proteins:
- a CDS encoding YhdH/YhfP family quinone oxidoreductase translates to MMTTFRALQVTNPQPKQFVRQVVERSVDELPAGELLVQVAYSSLNFKDALSATGNPGVTRNFPHTPGIDAAGTVIECSDGRFSPGDEVIVTSYDLGMETDGGFAEMIRVPSSWAVRLPEGMSLKQSMMFGTAGLTAALSVQQLIEGGVTPDQGEILVTGATGGVGSLAVAILAKGGFQVTAATGKASESDYLKDLGATTVISRAEVTANGERPMLKPRWAGVVDCVGGDMLAAAIKATRYDGVVTCCGLVGSPNLEINVFPFILRGVRLIGIDSAECPMPRRQTVWNKLAGEWCLPQLETMNDEIGLEGLEQAISAMLAGTLKRRQLVKP, encoded by the coding sequence ATGATGACAACCTTTCGTGCTCTACAGGTTACTAATCCGCAACCCAAACAATTTGTCCGCCAGGTGGTGGAGCGCTCTGTCGACGAGCTGCCAGCTGGCGAGTTACTGGTTCAGGTCGCCTATTCGTCACTGAACTTTAAGGACGCCCTGTCAGCCACCGGCAACCCCGGCGTCACCCGGAACTTCCCCCACACTCCAGGGATTGATGCGGCGGGAACCGTCATTGAATGCAGCGATGGCCGCTTTTCGCCGGGTGATGAAGTGATCGTCACCAGCTATGATCTGGGCATGGAAACCGACGGCGGCTTTGCCGAAATGATCCGCGTTCCCAGTAGCTGGGCAGTCCGACTGCCCGAAGGGATGAGCCTCAAACAAAGCATGATGTTCGGCACCGCCGGATTGACTGCCGCCCTCAGCGTACAACAACTGATCGAAGGCGGCGTCACACCGGATCAGGGGGAAATCCTCGTCACCGGCGCCACCGGCGGCGTCGGCAGCCTGGCCGTGGCCATTCTCGCCAAAGGCGGATTCCAGGTCACCGCCGCCACGGGCAAAGCATCTGAAAGTGACTACCTTAAAGACTTGGGCGCCACGACCGTGATCAGCCGCGCTGAGGTCACCGCAAACGGTGAGCGCCCCATGCTTAAACCACGCTGGGCCGGTGTTGTGGATTGTGTCGGTGGCGACATGCTGGCCGCCGCCATCAAAGCCACCCGTTACGACGGTGTCGTCACCTGCTGCGGCCTGGTCGGCTCGCCCAACCTGGAGATCAACGTCTTCCCGTTCATCCTGCGTGGAGTGCGCCTCATCGGTATCGATTCCGCCGAATGCCCTATGCCACGGCGCCAGACCGTCTGGAACAAGCTTGCCGGCGAGTGGTGCCTGCCTCAGCTGGAAACTATGAATGATGAGATCGGTTTAGAAGGACTGGAGCAGGCCATTTCGGCCATGTTGGCCGGTACATTGAAACGACGTCAGCTCGTCAAACCCTGA